One genomic region from SAR92 clade bacterium H455 encodes:
- a CDS encoding PilT/PilU family type 4a pilus ATPase, which translates to MSAQTFENLVNYMAKKKASDLFITVGLPPCLKLNGSVMPVSKNKLSQRDCEEFVLCTMNAEQQIEFKKNKELNFAVVSESAGRFRASAFYQRGEIGMVLRRIETEIPSPDSLLLPPILKELVMNKRGIVIFVGATGTGKSTSLAALIGHRNKNSRGHIVSIEDPIEFVHEHQGCIITQREVGVDTESFDVALKNTLRQAPDVILIGEIRTPETMQHAITFAETGHLVLATLHANNANQALDRISHFFPADRHDQMWMDLSLNMRGIVAQQLVPTMEGKGRRAAIEILLNTPLVADVIRKGEVHKLKEIMGNSTEHGMQTFDQALYELYAEEQISYENAIAHADSKNDLRLMIKMQSENYVEQLGASADDLSIEEDNSNKLRW; encoded by the coding sequence ATGTCAGCCCAGACCTTTGAAAATCTGGTTAACTATATGGCCAAGAAAAAAGCCTCGGATCTGTTTATTACCGTCGGCCTGCCACCTTGCCTCAAGCTCAATGGCTCAGTGATGCCGGTGAGCAAGAACAAACTCTCTCAAAGGGATTGTGAAGAGTTTGTCCTCTGTACTATGAATGCCGAGCAGCAAATAGAATTCAAAAAAAATAAAGAGCTTAACTTTGCCGTGGTTAGCGAAAGTGCCGGACGCTTTAGGGCCAGTGCCTTCTATCAGCGTGGTGAGATAGGCATGGTGTTGCGACGCATCGAAACCGAAATTCCCTCCCCAGACTCACTCTTGCTGCCGCCGATTTTAAAAGAACTGGTAATGAACAAACGCGGCATTGTGATTTTTGTTGGCGCCACAGGCACAGGTAAATCCACATCCCTGGCTGCCCTGATTGGGCACCGCAATAAAAACAGTCGCGGACATATAGTGTCTATTGAAGATCCGATTGAATTTGTGCATGAGCATCAAGGCTGCATCATTACTCAGCGAGAAGTGGGTGTGGACACAGAGTCCTTTGATGTGGCGTTGAAAAATACATTGCGACAGGCGCCGGACGTAATTCTGATCGGCGAGATTCGCACGCCAGAAACCATGCAGCATGCCATTACCTTTGCCGAGACTGGCCATTTGGTGTTGGCCACTCTCCATGCCAATAACGCCAACCAGGCCCTGGACCGCATCAGCCACTTCTTCCCCGCAGATCGTCACGATCAGATGTGGATGGATTTGTCGCTAAATATGCGTGGGATTGTCGCTCAGCAACTGGTGCCCACTATGGAGGGAAAGGGCCGTCGCGCGGCGATTGAAATTTTGCTCAATACACCATTGGTAGCCGATGTTATTCGCAAGGGAGAGGTGCATAAACTCAAAGAGATTATGGGCAATTCCACTGAGCACGGTATGCAGACTTTTGATCAGGCTCTTTACGAGTTATATGCTGAAGAGCAAATTAGCTATGAGAACGCCATTGCCCATGCAGACTCAAAAAATGACCTGCGGCTGATGATTAAGATGCAGTCAGAAAACTATGTGGAGCAGCTTGGGGCCAGCGCGGATGATCTGTCTATCGAGGAAGATAATTCGAACAAGCTGCGCTGGTAG
- the gshB gene encoding glutathione synthase, producing MGTSLGVIMDPIQSISFYKDSTLAILLAAQAQGFDLFYMEQSDLYIDNSGPRAHLRPLKVFNDADKWFELGDSKDAALEEMDVLVMRKDPPFDSEFIYSTYILEAAERRGSLLVNKPQSLRDCNEKVFATEFPQCTPPLLVSRDQERLKGFLAVHQDVVYKPLDGMGGTSIFRVKEGDQNLNVILETVTKCGSETIMAQKFMPQITQGDKRILVVDGEIIPFCLARLPTGNDFRGNLAAGGRGIVQPLSERDLWIAQQVAPTLKERGLIFVGLDVIGDYLTEINVTSPTCIREIDNAEDTQIGERLIKAISARLDQRD from the coding sequence ATGGGCACATCGCTCGGCGTCATTATGGACCCCATCCAATCCATTTCTTTTTACAAAGATTCAACTCTGGCGATCCTGCTAGCGGCTCAGGCACAGGGATTTGATCTTTTTTATATGGAGCAGTCTGATCTCTATATAGACAATAGCGGGCCCAGAGCTCATCTGCGCCCGCTAAAAGTATTTAATGACGCAGATAAGTGGTTCGAACTGGGTGACAGCAAAGACGCTGCTCTCGAAGAGATGGATGTCTTGGTAATGCGCAAAGACCCGCCATTCGATAGCGAGTTTATCTATTCCACCTATATCCTTGAAGCTGCGGAACGCCGCGGCTCACTATTGGTTAACAAGCCTCAGAGTCTGCGCGACTGCAACGAGAAGGTGTTTGCCACAGAATTCCCCCAGTGCACCCCACCGCTATTAGTCAGCCGCGATCAAGAGCGATTGAAGGGCTTCTTAGCCGTGCATCAGGATGTGGTCTACAAACCACTTGATGGCATGGGGGGCACCTCTATTTTTCGTGTTAAAGAGGGCGACCAAAATCTCAATGTGATTCTAGAGACCGTGACCAAGTGCGGTTCTGAGACGATTATGGCGCAGAAATTTATGCCTCAAATCACTCAGGGCGATAAACGTATCCTGGTTGTCGATGGCGAAATCATTCCCTTCTGCCTGGCACGTTTACCCACAGGCAATGATTTCCGCGGCAACCTTGCAGCTGGTGGTCGAGGAATTGTGCAGCCACTCAGCGAGCGGGATCTATGGATTGCCCAGCAAGTTGCTCCGACATTAAAAGAGCGTGGACTTATTTTTGTCGGCCTCGATGTGATTGGCGACTATCTCACCGAGATTAATGTCACCAGTCCGACCTGTATTCGCGAAATTGATAATGCTGAAGACACTCAGATTGGCGAGCGTCTTATAAAGGCAATAAGTGCAAGACTGGACCAGCGGGATTAA
- a CDS encoding energy transducer TonB — protein sequence MDSLTDGLWNTSQQRLRKTFSLALIAHVLLLIGLSFSMPAGSPPSPSLDIILAQQPSDEAPDQADFIAQTDQQGADNQQQALQPQNQGQQPAVTQQRSDSPEQSILSRESNSDSETDKSKEPVNADQQQSDRGAADRGSMQAEFDRLKQEYNKIPRVLRMTSVSAKSANAAAYMHYFEEKVEQIGNVNYPREARSRGIFGQVQLVVILLADGRIKRIEVSKGSGSRLLDQAAVRSVQLASPFKSFPKELRNRDEIHIIRTWLYQSNNVLTTN from the coding sequence ATGGATAGCCTAACTGATGGACTCTGGAATACCAGCCAGCAACGCCTGCGCAAGACATTCTCATTAGCCCTGATTGCTCATGTGCTACTACTAATCGGCTTGAGCTTTTCCATGCCAGCCGGCTCTCCCCCAAGCCCGTCCTTGGATATCATCCTGGCCCAGCAGCCCAGTGACGAGGCGCCAGATCAAGCAGACTTTATTGCCCAGACCGATCAGCAGGGAGCTGATAATCAGCAGCAAGCGCTACAACCTCAAAACCAAGGACAGCAGCCGGCAGTTACGCAGCAGCGTTCAGACTCTCCAGAGCAGTCAATCTTAAGTCGTGAAAGTAATAGTGATAGCGAAACCGATAAATCCAAAGAACCCGTTAATGCCGATCAGCAGCAGTCCGACAGGGGCGCTGCTGATAGAGGATCCATGCAAGCGGAATTTGACCGGTTAAAACAGGAATACAACAAAATACCCCGGGTGTTGCGCATGACCTCAGTATCGGCCAAGTCTGCAAATGCAGCAGCTTACATGCATTACTTTGAAGAAAAAGTAGAGCAGATCGGCAATGTAAATTATCCCAGAGAAGCTCGCTCTCGGGGCATTTTTGGTCAGGTGCAATTGGTTGTGATATTACTTGCCGACGGTCGCATCAAGCGTATTGAAGTTTCAAAAGGCTCGGGATCGCGACTTCTTGATCAAGCCGCTGTACGATCAGTTCAACTGGCTTCGCCCTTTAAATCCTTCCCCAAAGAGCTGCGCAACCGCGATGAAATTCATATTATTCGCACGTGGCTCTATCAGTCTAATAATGTACTAACAACAAACTAA
- a CDS encoding protein-glutamate O-methyltransferase CheR translates to MAIKADQARLQNSEFGYFDIWKTAIEERTGVQISADRERVLGSLLNRRMIELDLLDVDEYLTQALDVTRGAEEWSGLVDSLLVKETSFFRHAPSFDYVAQWVKETVTAPDFAGPLWLWSLGCSTGEEAYSLAITVDRAMRGLGCEAGFGIIGTDISNQAISQARRGIYRGAKMNALDKPTRAAYFDQVGKQLWRIKADLRRRVCFLTSNILADKSPLIGRKMHLIYCQNMLIYFRRWKRRELVNQLTDHLDSRGCLILGLGELANWTPEGLSRVAPRVVQAYTKVETVEQGEAL, encoded by the coding sequence GTGGCTATCAAAGCAGATCAGGCGCGCCTTCAGAACAGTGAGTTTGGGTATTTCGATATCTGGAAAACCGCTATCGAAGAGCGCACCGGGGTCCAGATTAGCGCTGATCGAGAGCGCGTCTTAGGGAGTTTGCTCAATCGAAGAATGATCGAGCTAGATCTCCTCGATGTTGACGAATATTTAACCCAAGCTCTAGATGTCACCAGAGGTGCCGAGGAATGGAGCGGACTAGTGGACAGCTTGCTGGTTAAAGAAACTAGCTTCTTTCGACATGCTCCCTCATTTGACTATGTCGCCCAGTGGGTTAAAGAGACAGTTACTGCCCCCGACTTTGCTGGGCCGCTGTGGCTTTGGAGTCTCGGCTGTTCGACCGGTGAAGAAGCCTACTCACTGGCGATCACCGTTGACCGAGCTATGCGTGGTTTGGGCTGTGAGGCAGGCTTTGGCATTATCGGCACAGACATCAGTAATCAAGCCATTTCTCAAGCTCGACGTGGCATATATCGCGGGGCAAAAATGAATGCGCTTGACAAGCCTACAAGGGCGGCTTACTTCGACCAAGTTGGCAAGCAGCTGTGGCGTATAAAAGCAGATTTAAGACGCCGAGTTTGTTTTTTGACGAGCAATATATTGGCTGATAAGTCGCCTCTGATAGGGCGTAAAATGCATCTTATTTACTGTCAGAACATGTTGATTTATTTTCGTCGCTGGAAGCGCCGAGAACTGGTTAATCAATTAACTGATCATTTAGACAGTCGCGGTTGTCTGATATTGGGCTTGGGCGAATTGGCAAATTGGACACCAGAGGGATTATCGCGAGTTGCGCCGCGAGTTGTTCAGGCATACACCAAAGTTGAGACCGTTGAACAGGGAGAAGCTCTATGA
- a CDS encoding YqgE/AlgH family protein: MTTLKPKKINSLKNHFLLAMPGLQDSTFSDSVVYICEHNSDGAMGLIINQQMDIPVKAIFDQLKLDYQDECGRPLLFDGGPVQRDRGFILHDNCEQQWESTLMISDQVCLTASKDILTDMALGKGPKDSLVTLGYSSWEAGQLERELGENNWLTIPAEAEIIFKTDCAKRASAAALSIGLDLRMLSHQAGHA; this comes from the coding sequence ATGACGACATTGAAACCTAAAAAAATAAATAGCCTGAAAAATCATTTCTTGCTGGCCATGCCAGGCCTCCAGGATTCGACCTTTTCCGATTCCGTGGTCTATATCTGCGAGCATAACTCAGATGGCGCTATGGGGCTGATTATCAATCAGCAGATGGATATCCCAGTGAAGGCTATATTTGATCAACTAAAGCTCGACTACCAAGACGAGTGCGGGCGGCCACTGCTATTTGATGGCGGTCCAGTGCAGCGTGATCGTGGCTTTATCTTGCACGACAACTGCGAACAGCAATGGGAGTCGACTCTCATGATCTCCGATCAGGTTTGCCTTACCGCGTCCAAGGACATACTCACAGATATGGCCCTGGGCAAAGGCCCCAAAGACTCTCTGGTTACTCTCGGCTACTCAAGCTGGGAAGCCGGGCAACTGGAAAGAGAGCTGGGTGAAAATAACTGGCTGACAATCCCTGCGGAGGCCGAGATTATCTTTAAAACAGACTGCGCAAAACGGGCTTCGGCTGCCGCTTTGAGCATTGGCTTAGATCTGCGTATGCTTTCCCATCAGGCCGGTCATGCCTGA
- a CDS encoding chemotaxis protein CheW — MSKVKQLFSAISSVASRFSELVHGLPAQKQIVEARKLIAFNLLGHSYLIPLNEVGEILELPKSTKLPRVKSWVTGLANVRGRLLPIIDLAAFLGGCLTSAARDRRVLVLDINNVYVGVVVDAVQGIKSLPVDQYQTVSSQCPMASFTDGVFVEEEQSMALFCARKLIEDDQFMAVAI; from the coding sequence GTGTCTAAAGTAAAGCAACTCTTTTCAGCCATTAGCAGTGTGGCTAGCCGATTCAGTGAATTGGTCCATGGCTTGCCTGCGCAAAAGCAGATCGTTGAGGCGCGCAAGTTAATTGCCTTTAACCTGCTCGGGCATAGCTACCTGATTCCATTAAATGAGGTGGGTGAGATACTCGAACTCCCCAAATCGACAAAGTTGCCCCGGGTAAAATCCTGGGTGACTGGCCTGGCAAATGTAAGGGGCCGTCTATTGCCAATTATCGATCTGGCTGCTTTTCTCGGTGGCTGCCTAACGAGTGCGGCGCGAGACCGGAGAGTCTTAGTGCTGGATATCAATAATGTCTATGTGGGTGTGGTGGTAGATGCAGTTCAGGGGATTAAGTCTCTCCCTGTGGATCAGTATCAAACAGTCTCTAGTCAATGCCCAATGGCCAGTTTTACCGATGGAGTCTTTGTCGAGGAAGAGCAATCAATGGCACTCTTTTGTGCTCGCAAACTGATTGAAGATGATCAATTTATGGCTGTAGCTATTTAG
- the ruvX gene encoding Holliday junction resolvase RuvX, producing MPEATKHKRLLGFDFGLKQIGVASGQTLTSSATGLTILKAVDGMPKWDQVEKLLQEWSPDLVVVGLPLNMDDSESDLSNRARKFARRLQGRFALEVEMVDERLTSREAKSIGRDQGTQDLTKIDHIAASLILQSWLDAPSIGTAP from the coding sequence ATGCCTGAGGCCACCAAACACAAAAGACTGCTGGGCTTTGACTTTGGCCTCAAGCAGATCGGCGTTGCCAGCGGGCAAACTCTGACCTCGTCAGCCACTGGCCTAACCATACTCAAAGCCGTAGACGGCATGCCTAAATGGGATCAGGTAGAAAAACTTTTACAAGAGTGGAGCCCGGATCTAGTGGTAGTTGGCCTGCCGTTAAATATGGACGACAGTGAAAGTGACCTCAGCAATCGAGCACGTAAATTTGCTAGGCGTCTTCAGGGTCGTTTTGCGCTTGAAGTGGAAATGGTTGATGAGCGCCTCACCAGCCGGGAAGCCAAGTCTATTGGCCGAGATCAAGGCACTCAGGATTTAACCAAAATTGACCATATAGCTGCATCACTAATTCTACAGAGCTGGCTCGACGCACCGTCGATCGGCACTGCGCCATAA
- the pilG gene encoding twitching motility response regulator PilG, with the protein MDVKGLKVLVIDDSNTIRRTAETLLAKAGCDVATASDGFDSLSKIVDIKPDVIFIDIMMPRLDGYQTCALIKNNPEYKSTPVIMLSSKDGLFDKAKGRIVGADDYLTKPFGRAELLDVLEKHTQN; encoded by the coding sequence ATGGATGTTAAGGGCCTTAAAGTCCTCGTCATAGATGACAGCAACACAATAAGACGTACCGCAGAAACCTTGTTGGCAAAAGCTGGCTGTGATGTCGCGACAGCGTCAGATGGTTTCGATTCCCTGTCGAAAATTGTCGATATCAAACCAGATGTCATTTTTATCGACATCATGATGCCGCGTCTCGACGGCTATCAGACCTGCGCACTAATCAAAAACAATCCCGAATATAAATCTACTCCAGTGATCATGCTGTCGAGCAAAGATGGCCTTTTTGATAAGGCCAAAGGCCGCATAGTCGGCGCTGACGACTATCTGACCAAGCCCTTCGGTCGTGCAGAATTACTCGATGTATTAGAAAAACATACCCAAAACTAA
- a CDS encoding YggS family pyridoxal phosphate-dependent enzyme: protein MPKIENNIDDVSKRIDQSAAEYGRDPSEILLLAVSKTRSVEHIRQAMDAGLTHFAENYLQEALDKITELKAEDLCWHFIGPLQSNKTRSAAENFSWVHSVDRLKIATRLSDQRPESLGPLNICLQVNIDNEPSKSGFHADGLVPIALQIAQLPNLRLRGLMAIPRAENSFQEQQAAFQKLAELRQQINQSLDNSEKLDTLSMGMSGDLEAAISQGSTMVRVGTDIFGKREQQQ, encoded by the coding sequence ATGCCAAAGATTGAAAATAACATTGACGATGTAAGCAAACGTATAGATCAGAGCGCAGCTGAATACGGGCGCGACCCTAGCGAGATACTTTTATTAGCGGTGAGCAAAACCCGCAGTGTCGAACATATTCGCCAGGCTATGGACGCTGGCCTGACCCACTTTGCCGAGAATTATCTTCAGGAAGCCCTAGATAAAATCACAGAACTCAAAGCCGAAGATCTGTGTTGGCATTTTATTGGCCCTCTGCAATCCAATAAAACCCGCAGTGCGGCTGAGAATTTCAGCTGGGTTCACAGTGTCGATCGCCTAAAGATCGCCACCCGTCTCAGTGACCAGCGTCCTGAATCACTGGGGCCACTGAATATCTGCCTGCAGGTGAATATAGACAATGAGCCGAGCAAGTCTGGCTTTCACGCAGATGGCCTGGTGCCCATTGCACTGCAGATAGCTCAGCTACCTAATTTGCGACTGCGTGGCCTGATGGCCATACCCCGTGCAGAAAACAGCTTCCAAGAACAGCAGGCGGCCTTCCAAAAGCTCGCTGAACTGCGCCAGCAGATCAATCAGTCACTGGACAATTCAGAGAAACTGGATACCCTCTCCATGGGCATGTCTGGAGATCTAGAGGCAGCTATTTCACAGGGATCCACAATGGTTCGCGTGGGTACTGATATATTTGGAAAAAGGGAGCAACAGCAATGA
- a CDS encoding response regulator — MAKVLIVDDSPTETYKLANILERNGFSVLSADSGEQGLNLAREEQPDVVLMDIVMPGLNGFQATRQLSRGKETQHIPVIIVTAKNQQADQVWGERQGAKAYLVKPIDEKQLVSAITNVLN, encoded by the coding sequence ATGGCAAAAGTATTGATTGTGGATGACTCTCCTACAGAAACATATAAGTTGGCCAATATTCTCGAGCGCAATGGCTTTTCTGTACTCTCTGCAGATTCTGGGGAGCAGGGGCTTAATCTGGCCCGAGAAGAGCAGCCGGATGTGGTTTTGATGGATATAGTGATGCCTGGACTAAACGGCTTTCAGGCAACTCGGCAGCTTAGTCGCGGCAAGGAAACCCAGCATATCCCGGTCATTATAGTTACAGCCAAAAATCAGCAGGCAGATCAGGTCTGGGGTGAGCGTCAAGGTGCCAAGGCCTATCTGGTCAAGCCGATCGATGAGAAGCAACTAGTATCGGCAATTACCAATGTCCTAAATTAG
- a CDS encoding type IV pilus twitching motility protein PilT: MDITELLAFSAKEGASDLHISAGLPPIIRIDGDVRRINLPPMEHRQVHSLIYEIMNDKQRRDYEEFLETDFSFDVPGIARFRVNVFYQNRGAAAVFRTIPSNVLTLEQLGMGDIFKKLALMPRGLVLVTGPTGSGKSTTLAAMVDYVNDNRYDHILTIEDPIEFVHQSKKCLVNQREVHRDTHGFTEALRSALREDPDVILVGELRDLETIRLALTAAETGHLVFGTLHTTSAAKTIDRVVDAFPGGEKPMIRSMLSESLQAVISQTLLKKIGGGRVAAHEIMIGTPAIRNLIREDKVAQMYSSIQTGGALGMQTLDQCLQNLVGQRLISAEVAREKAKMPESF; encoded by the coding sequence ATGGATATAACGGAGTTATTGGCCTTCAGTGCCAAAGAGGGGGCCTCAGATTTACATATTTCCGCAGGGCTGCCACCAATTATTAGAATAGATGGCGATGTTCGACGGATTAATCTTCCGCCCATGGAGCACCGCCAAGTCCACAGTTTGATCTACGAAATAATGAATGACAAGCAGAGAAGGGATTATGAAGAGTTTCTGGAAACAGATTTCTCTTTTGACGTGCCGGGAATTGCTCGCTTTCGTGTCAATGTGTTCTATCAAAACCGCGGCGCCGCAGCGGTATTTCGAACCATTCCCTCCAATGTATTAACCCTTGAACAGCTAGGGATGGGGGATATCTTTAAAAAGCTCGCCTTGATGCCAAGGGGATTAGTGCTGGTTACGGGTCCCACGGGCTCGGGCAAGTCGACCACCCTGGCGGCCATGGTGGATTACGTTAACGACAATCGCTACGACCATATCCTGACCATCGAAGACCCCATAGAATTTGTTCACCAAAGTAAAAAATGTCTGGTCAATCAGCGCGAAGTACATCGTGACACTCACGGGTTTACCGAAGCTCTGCGCTCGGCACTGCGTGAAGATCCAGATGTTATCTTGGTCGGTGAGCTGCGTGATCTGGAGACCATTAGGCTGGCACTGACCGCCGCCGAAACCGGTCATCTGGTATTTGGCACCCTGCATACCACCTCGGCGGCCAAGACCATCGATCGGGTGGTGGATGCCTTCCCCGGGGGTGAAAAGCCGATGATCCGGTCCATGCTCTCGGAATCCCTGCAGGCGGTTATCTCTCAGACCTTATTGAAAAAGATCGGCGGTGGCCGCGTGGCTGCTCATGAAATCATGATTGGCACACCGGCAATCCGCAATTTGATTCGTGAAGACAAAGTGGCGCAGATGTATTCCTCGATTCAAACCGGTGGAGCCCTGGGTATGCAAACTCTTGATCAGTGCTTACAAAACCTTGTGGGGCAGCGCTTGATCAGTGCCGAAGTGGCTCGTGAGAAAGCCAAAATGCCGGAAAGTTTTTAA
- a CDS encoding methyl-accepting chemotaxis protein, with protein sequence MSTTTSKGSLFRSLIITLGIICIGTAAYSIVEVNRQAKNDQANIQSIADLRVKALRITKLADDAVAAREEAFDSLTGLNTQMERGWKALQQRLNTQNEISRGKIKLVADSWDKVQEELNQLADSREPVIFVSTVARKLNETLPQVQDHAGQVVDALIAQAAPAGQIAIAQEQLWLIERIGRNIDKMILASGDANVAADQFKADSNIFRDTLDSMKNGNFILGITKVTNKEALASIGQIQELFDVVANDIDRIYNSANDLSTARQSAEALLADVPVLLTQLDDLDNTVADLADSEQRLFNDLTSLAAVAGFFTALVILGFINFTATRRNLIESEQIKDKNQQAILQLLDDISDLADGDLTAEATVTEDFTGTIADSINFAIGELRSLVENVASSSEKLTGSADATRATSLQLAESAEHQAQEIAGVSAAINEMAITIDQVSSNSAESAAVAERSVSIAKNGSQVVRNTIEGMDTIREQIQDTSKRIKRLGESSQEIGDIVSLINEIAEQTNILALNAAIQAAMAGEAGRGFAVVADEVQRLAERSATATKQIAGLVKTIQSDTNEAVSSMEQTTAEVVKGAELAHSAGIALEEIETVSTNLAELIQDISEAAKHQATTSGHISNTMNVIQEITSQTLSGTNDTATSIGELAEMAVEMKHSVSGFILPDSNKNLSPSTAEEVPLASEQELDDDQLGALFAVATDQESDHAKESAGSNDEQGLNLDFVASADMEQDFNEDLEVDIEDPDELLHLEEFEAEIEAMLSDGDDKKT encoded by the coding sequence ATGAGTACAACTACTAGCAAGGGATCGCTATTTCGCAGCCTAATTATCACGCTGGGGATTATCTGTATCGGTACTGCAGCATACAGTATTGTCGAAGTTAATCGGCAGGCAAAAAACGATCAAGCTAACATTCAGAGTATTGCCGACCTGCGAGTTAAAGCGCTGCGAATTACCAAGTTGGCCGACGATGCAGTAGCTGCGCGAGAGGAGGCTTTCGATTCTCTAACCGGCTTGAACACGCAGATGGAACGCGGCTGGAAAGCATTGCAGCAACGTCTCAACACTCAAAATGAAATCTCCCGTGGGAAAATCAAACTTGTCGCTGACAGTTGGGACAAGGTGCAAGAGGAACTAAATCAGTTAGCTGACAGCCGTGAACCGGTTATTTTTGTATCCACTGTTGCCCGTAAGCTAAACGAAACATTACCCCAAGTGCAGGATCATGCAGGTCAGGTTGTAGACGCACTGATCGCCCAGGCCGCCCCTGCGGGCCAGATCGCTATTGCTCAAGAGCAGCTCTGGTTGATCGAGCGTATTGGTCGCAATATTGACAAGATGATCCTCGCCAGCGGTGATGCCAATGTAGCTGCCGATCAGTTTAAAGCGGACTCCAATATCTTCCGCGATACTTTGGACTCCATGAAAAACGGTAACTTTATTCTAGGTATTACCAAGGTAACCAATAAAGAAGCTCTAGCCAGCATTGGGCAGATTCAAGAATTATTCGATGTGGTTGCCAATGATATTGACCGTATCTATAACTCGGCTAATGATCTGTCCACCGCGCGCCAGTCTGCTGAAGCTCTGCTTGCTGATGTGCCTGTGTTATTAACCCAACTCGACGATTTAGATAACACCGTCGCAGATTTAGCTGACTCCGAGCAGCGTCTATTTAATGATCTTACAAGTCTAGCTGCCGTCGCCGGATTCTTCACTGCGCTGGTAATCCTAGGCTTTATTAATTTCACAGCTACCCGCCGCAATTTGATTGAATCTGAGCAGATCAAAGATAAAAACCAACAGGCGATCTTGCAGCTCCTTGACGATATCTCGGATCTGGCAGATGGAGATTTGACCGCGGAAGCAACGGTGACGGAAGACTTTACAGGTACCATTGCCGACTCGATTAACTTCGCAATCGGCGAGTTGAGAAGTCTGGTGGAAAACGTCGCGAGCTCCTCCGAAAAACTAACCGGATCTGCCGATGCTACTCGTGCCACATCCTTACAGTTGGCCGAGAGCGCCGAGCATCAGGCTCAGGAAATTGCCGGCGTATCAGCAGCGATTAATGAAATGGCCATCACCATTGATCAGGTCTCCTCCAACTCTGCTGAATCAGCAGCGGTTGCGGAGCGATCTGTATCCATCGCCAAAAATGGTTCGCAAGTGGTACGCAACACCATTGAAGGGATGGATACCATTCGCGAACAGATCCAAGACACCTCAAAACGGATTAAACGCCTGGGCGAAAGTTCTCAAGAAATTGGCGATATAGTCTCGCTAATTAATGAGATTGCAGAACAAACCAATATTCTCGCTCTAAACGCTGCCATTCAGGCCGCAATGGCCGGTGAAGCCGGTCGTGGTTTTGCGGTAGTAGCCGATGAGGTTCAGCGGCTTGCTGAGCGCTCGGCGACAGCGACTAAGCAGATCGCAGGCCTGGTAAAAACTATTCAGAGCGACACCAATGAGGCGGTGAGCTCCATGGAGCAAACTACAGCCGAAGTGGTTAAAGGTGCTGAACTTGCCCACAGTGCGGGTATAGCCCTGGAAGAAATTGAAACTGTATCAACCAACTTGGCTGAGTTGATTCAGGATATTTCAGAAGCGGCAAAACATCAGGCAACCACCTCTGGGCATATTTCTAACACCATGAACGTGATTCAGGAAATTACCTCACAAACCCTATCCGGTACAAACGATACGGCTACCTCCATTGGTGAGCTGGCAGAGATGGCTGTAGAAATGAAGCACTCGGTGAGTGGATTTATTCTCCCCGATTCGAATAAAAATCTATCCCCCAGTACTGCTGAAGAAGTGCCCTTGGCATCCGAGCAAGAGCTCGATGACGACCAGTTGGGTGCTTTGTTTGCTGTCGCAACTGACCAAGAATCCGATCACGCCAAGGAGTCAGCTGGCAGCAATGATGAACAAGGCTTAAATCTAGATTTTGTTGCTAGCGCCGATATGGAACAGGACTTCAATGAAGATCTTGAGGTCGACATTGAAGATCCAGACGAGCTTTTACATCTAGAAGAATTCGAGGCTGAAATTGAAGCAATGCTCAGTGATGGGGACGATAAAAAGACATAG